The Methanohalophilus portucalensis genome window below encodes:
- a CDS encoding sensor histidine kinase: MTGSSLQEITDFAHEEAVKLTKSKLGYLAFMSPDEGSLIMHSWSTHAMKECNVKDRKFIYPIETTGLWGEAVKQRKPIITNNYQEANPLKKGYPEGHVKLTRHMNVPIFDGNRIVAVAGVGNKEEDYDEADLRQLILLMQEMWRLIRRKQMEDALQKSSTELSKAEMELKSFDRVKAEFLSNKEETQPATEHGKMIDDETLEIINDLEKKAIENVIHHSQRLRRIVDSFIYTSMEEAGKIEYNFKPIDISVPLENSLVDTIFMVEEKEIVLEKTIPKSLPLINGDEEKLTDMFTVLMDSAIRFTPYKGKVAIIVDEEVNYIHIILKDNGAGIPEKLIPHMFQRFYEIDSQTKNNSEGIESGFYICKKIADAHKGSIKIESKINVGTEVHIWIPKIDFSSKKQLGEEYEI, from the coding sequence ATGACTGGTTCATCATTACAGGAAATTACGGATTTTGCCCATGAAGAGGCAGTCAAATTAACTAAAAGCAAGTTGGGGTATCTTGCCTTTATGAGTCCAGATGAAGGATCCCTTATCATGCATTCGTGGTCAACTCATGCAATGAAAGAATGTAATGTAAAAGACAGAAAATTCATATATCCTATCGAGACCACCGGGCTTTGGGGAGAAGCTGTAAAGCAGAGAAAACCAATAATAACCAACAATTATCAGGAGGCAAATCCTCTTAAAAAAGGGTATCCAGAGGGACACGTGAAGTTGACAAGACACATGAATGTTCCAATATTTGATGGGAATCGGATTGTGGCTGTTGCGGGGGTAGGCAATAAAGAAGAAGATTATGATGAAGCAGACCTGAGACAATTGATTCTACTCATGCAGGAAATGTGGAGACTAATCCGACGTAAGCAAATGGAAGATGCTCTTCAGAAAAGTTCAACTGAACTTTCAAAAGCAGAAATGGAACTCAAATCTTTTGATAGAGTAAAAGCCGAATTCCTGTCAAACAAGGAAGAGACTCAACCTGCAACTGAACACGGAAAAATGATCGATGATGAAACCCTTGAGATTATTAATGACCTTGAAAAAAAAGCCATTGAAAATGTAATACATCATTCTCAAAGATTAAGGCGTATAGTAGATTCTTTCATTTACACGAGTATGGAAGAAGCGGGCAAGATAGAATATAATTTTAAACCAATTGATATTTCTGTTCCACTGGAAAATTCCCTTGTAGACACCATTTTCATGGTAGAAGAAAAAGAAATAGTATTGGAAAAAACAATACCAAAATCTCTTCCTTTAATTAATGGGGATGAAGAAAAACTGACTGATATGTTTACAGTTTTGATGGATAGTGCTATCCGCTTTACTCCTTATAAAGGAAAAGTGGCCATAATTGTTGATGAAGAAGTGAATTATATTCATATTATACTGAAAGATAATGGGGCCGGTATTCCAGAAAAACTAATTCCCCATATGTTCCAGCGTTTTTATGAGATTGATTCCCAAACAAAAAACAATTCAGAAGGTATAGAATCCGGTTTTTATATATGCAAAAAAATAGCTGATGCCCATAAAGGCAGCATAAAGATTGAGAGCAAAATAAATGTGGGGACAGAAGTTCACATCTGGATTCCAAAAATCGATTTCTCCTCAAAAAAACAATTGGGTGAAGAATATGAAATCTGA
- a CDS encoding helix-turn-helix transcriptional regulator, whose protein sequence is MKSELLGTLFLSEKRKDLLLLLVKKPRDIDEIKDILDVNSSAIMTQIKILLSHGLIIHDDDVYKLSGMGRVIVKKMQPLLDVLSVYTDNKNYWENHNLNAIPSCLLERIEEMGNCELFEPDLNRMYELPEKMVEYLYQSTYVHEVSSYFSPAYPKIYIELAKKGIDVSVIITKPVFERLQSEYQEETKEFVNLECGNLFVFGDKIEIASSTVTDKFTAISLFYNTGIYHNHVIMSFDNSALKWGEDLFRYYLSNSTPITDKDI, encoded by the coding sequence ATGAAATCTGAGTTATTAGGAACCCTCTTTCTATCAGAAAAAAGAAAAGATCTCCTTCTTTTGCTGGTAAAAAAACCCAGGGATATTGATGAGATAAAAGATATACTTGATGTGAATTCAAGTGCAATAATGACCCAAATCAAGATACTTTTAAGTCATGGTTTAATCATTCATGACGATGATGTATATAAATTATCAGGCATGGGAAGAGTAATAGTAAAAAAGATGCAACCACTGCTGGATGTATTATCAGTATATACGGATAATAAAAATTATTGGGAAAACCACAATCTCAATGCGATCCCGTCTTGCCTTTTAGAAAGAATTGAAGAAATGGGAAACTGTGAATTGTTCGAACCTGACCTTAATAGGATGTATGAGTTACCAGAAAAAATGGTAGAATATCTTTATCAATCGACTTATGTACACGAAGTTTCTTCATATTTTAGTCCAGCATACCCAAAAATCTATATTGAACTCGCAAAAAAAGGTATTGACGTTTCAGTAATAATAACAAAACCAGTATTTGAAAGACTTCAATCTGAATATCAGGAAGAAACAAAAGAATTTGTGAATTTGGAGTGTGGAAATCTTTTTGTTTTTGGAGACAAGATCGAAATCGCATCAAGTACTGTAACGGATAAATTCACAGCAATCTCACTCTTTTATAATACCGGAATATACCACAACCATGTAATCATGAGTTTTGATAATAGTGCTTTGAAATGGGGAGAAGATTTATTTAGATATTATCTTAGTAATTCAACTCCAATCACAGACAAAGACATATAA
- a CDS encoding uroporphyrinogen decarboxylase family protein: MAQDILKELAEAVVSGNKDLTAELSEKALKEGLDPHEAIIDGLAKGMVIVSDNYEKGTAFVPHLLIASQAMYAGMDVLTPHIETEESSKPATMVIGTVEGDVHDIGKNLVKTMMSAGGIDTIDLGHDVPLDKFIETARENQADVISMSALMTTTMSGMEKVIEMLQEEGLRDSLIVMVGGAPVSEEFAENIGADKTAPDALHASNWAIDAVSKLSPSKERWSDEKINLAKVKYREILAKKQVKSKKDIGLETAKNIMAEFESVGVKTKEKMSHADRTLAAMADKKVDRLPVYPLACGALRKFANATYKEYAIDPHKFAESALLGSKYLDLDMFVGLIDLSATSADFGCTIKYPEEDTPSSEGHLEDYESIETPEVKEGTRAYELIEASKLAKDKLNKELGTPFVGFHEGPLLTLTQLMGADRVLMDMKTNPDVVLEALQKCTDYVSQVSEAFFEEDACDALCVDNLWSNNIIMDEEDYWKFDGKFVYDQQIPVFKKYDQPYIIHNCADAVHYETQIKKFGTALYSYAYYENGRDKGSQNYADLIPKYGDICCMMGEIDPIDMMDNSPEGIQKIENDTEELLKGVHETLKENGMQSKYVMSTGCEVPPGGPLTGVKAMVDKVKELGPQFQKDIIG, encoded by the coding sequence ATGGCGCAAGACATATTAAAAGAATTAGCGGAAGCTGTGGTTTCTGGAAACAAAGACTTAACAGCAGAATTGTCCGAAAAGGCGTTAAAAGAAGGATTGGACCCACACGAAGCTATTATTGATGGATTAGCCAAAGGAATGGTAATTGTTAGCGACAACTATGAGAAAGGAACAGCTTTCGTTCCACATCTGTTGATCGCTTCGCAGGCAATGTATGCTGGAATGGATGTGCTAACACCCCACATTGAAACAGAAGAATCATCCAAACCCGCAACTATGGTAATTGGTACTGTAGAAGGCGATGTGCATGACATTGGTAAAAATCTCGTCAAAACAATGATGTCAGCAGGAGGAATTGATACTATAGACCTTGGACATGATGTTCCTCTGGACAAATTCATTGAAACAGCAAGAGAAAATCAGGCCGATGTCATCTCTATGAGTGCACTGATGACAACTACAATGTCCGGAATGGAAAAAGTCATCGAAATGCTTCAGGAAGAAGGTCTCAGAGATTCCCTTATTGTAATGGTAGGAGGAGCACCCGTATCTGAAGAATTTGCCGAGAATATTGGTGCAGATAAAACAGCACCTGATGCTTTGCATGCTTCAAACTGGGCAATAGATGCCGTAAGTAAACTTTCACCTTCAAAGGAAAGGTGGAGTGATGAAAAAATCAACCTTGCTAAGGTGAAATACAGGGAAATTCTGGCAAAGAAACAGGTCAAATCGAAGAAAGATATTGGGCTTGAAACTGCAAAGAATATCATGGCAGAATTCGAAAGTGTTGGTGTCAAGACTAAAGAAAAAATGAGTCACGCTGACAGGACTCTTGCTGCTATGGCTGACAAGAAAGTCGACCGCCTTCCCGTATATCCACTTGCATGTGGTGCTCTGAGAAAATTTGCAAATGCAACTTACAAGGAGTATGCAATAGATCCTCATAAGTTTGCAGAAAGTGCACTCCTTGGTTCTAAATACTTGGATCTTGACATGTTTGTAGGCTTGATAGACCTTTCAGCTACCTCGGCTGACTTTGGATGTACCATAAAATATCCTGAAGAAGATACACCTTCATCAGAAGGACACCTTGAGGACTATGAAAGTATTGAAACACCGGAAGTCAAGGAAGGTACACGTGCCTATGAACTAATTGAAGCTTCAAAACTTGCCAAAGATAAGTTGAACAAGGAACTTGGCACCCCATTTGTTGGGTTCCATGAAGGTCCTCTTCTGACGTTGACACAACTAATGGGTGCAGATCGTGTGCTTATGGACATGAAAACCAACCCCGATGTTGTTCTTGAGGCACTTCAGAAATGTACTGACTATGTATCCCAGGTTTCAGAGGCCTTCTTTGAAGAAGATGCATGTGATGCCCTTTGTGTTGACAACCTGTGGTCAAATAATATAATTATGGATGAAGAGGACTATTGGAAATTTGATGGGAAGTTTGTATACGACCAACAAATTCCAGTTTTCAAGAAGTATGATCAACCATACATCATCCACAATTGTGCTGATGCTGTTCATTACGAAACTCAGATCAAGAAATTCGGAACAGCTCTATACAGCTATGCATACTATGAAAATGGGAGGGATAAAGGCTCACAAAACTATGCAGACCTTATTCCAAAGTATGGTGACATTTGCTGTATGATGGGAGAAATTGATCCTATTGATATGATGGACAATTCCCCCGAAGGTATACAGAAAATTGAAAACGATACAGAAGAGCTACTGAAAGGTGTTCATGAAACCCTGAAGGAGAATGGTATGCAGTCTAAGTATGTCATGTCTACTGGATGTGAGGTACCTCCAGGAGGCCCATTGACAGGTGTCAAGGCAATGGTGGACAAAGTCAAGGAACTTGGTCCACAGTTTCAGAAAGACATAATAGGGTGA
- a CDS encoding hydantoinase/oxoprolinase family protein — protein sequence MYLGLGIDTGGTYTDSIIMDISSGNVMDACKSLTTHSNLIQGIENSIEGLNASYLENIEFVSVSTTLATNTTLEENGHPAALILIGHSINGPLSTDQILSIKGGHDADGNVAENLDDPELIENFVMQNKDKVSSFAVSSYFGVRNPEHEMTVKGIIGKLTDKPVVCGHELSMNLGAYERAVTALLNAQLIPVTDQFIRSILSVMEKKGIDADLMMMKCDGSLVRIEDALKKPVESIFSGPAASLVGASHLSNLKTCLTMDVGGTSTDVSMISNGIPEISESGAKVGGWSTMVKAIKMDTSALGGDSHVWVQTRTTIGSNRVIPLCLAAYNHPALIEILGNVDKPNVRLMDNIIQPTTFFIKSDLNKYESDNFKLDSNEKRILDVLDSEPLSLYEISNKLDEHILMFSSHLESLVKKKYVQQIGFTPTDALHVLRDYTGYNTEASDIGAQLLGEYVGMNKDSFCSQIKAQVVKNMSMNIVSYLVEDIKKTDIEKMIESSSSLNFKVNQPIVLVGGPVKAYQEDICKILNADIRVPKYHEVGNAVGALLGDVIYRTESIVRIDSTGSKQYVVFSENGRNIFDEYEESVNFALDISKKLVEGYMAGYGLDMSKINLDVARNDMKNGYGAKLETKIVATGIGNPRR from the coding sequence ATGTACCTTGGACTTGGAATTGACACAGGAGGAACATATACTGATTCTATTATAATGGACATATCATCCGGGAATGTAATGGATGCTTGCAAATCATTAACAACACACTCCAATCTAATACAGGGAATAGAGAATTCGATTGAAGGTCTCAATGCTAGTTATCTGGAAAATATAGAATTTGTATCCGTTTCAACCACTCTTGCAACCAATACTACGCTTGAAGAAAATGGGCACCCTGCTGCACTTATTCTTATCGGCCATTCAATTAACGGACCCCTTTCAACCGATCAAATCCTATCCATAAAAGGTGGCCATGATGCTGATGGCAATGTTGCAGAAAATCTTGATGATCCTGAATTGATTGAAAATTTTGTAATGCAAAATAAAGATAAAGTCTCCTCTTTTGCAGTGTCCTCTTATTTTGGAGTAAGGAATCCTGAACATGAGATGACAGTAAAAGGTATTATTGGAAAACTGACTGATAAACCAGTTGTATGTGGACATGAACTTTCAATGAATCTTGGAGCTTATGAAAGAGCTGTCACAGCATTGTTAAATGCACAATTAATCCCGGTAACTGATCAATTTATAAGATCTATTCTTTCAGTAATGGAAAAGAAGGGAATTGATGCAGATCTAATGATGATGAAATGTGATGGTTCCCTTGTAAGAATAGAAGATGCACTGAAAAAACCCGTTGAGTCGATATTTTCAGGACCTGCAGCTAGCCTTGTTGGTGCGTCTCATCTTTCAAATCTTAAGACCTGCCTGACTATGGATGTTGGTGGCACAAGCACTGATGTGTCAATGATATCCAATGGGATTCCCGAGATAAGTGAAAGTGGTGCTAAAGTTGGGGGATGGAGCACAATGGTAAAAGCCATAAAGATGGATACGTCTGCTCTTGGCGGTGACAGTCATGTATGGGTTCAGACGCGTACAACAATAGGATCGAATAGGGTCATACCTCTCTGTCTTGCAGCATATAATCATCCTGCATTGATAGAAATACTTGGCAATGTCGATAAACCTAACGTACGCCTTATGGATAATATCATACAGCCTACAACCTTCTTTATAAAAAGTGATTTGAATAAATATGAATCAGATAACTTTAAATTGGACTCTAATGAGAAACGAATCCTTGATGTGTTGGATTCTGAACCTCTCTCCCTGTATGAGATATCGAATAAATTAGATGAACATATTTTGATGTTTTCCAGTCATCTTGAATCTCTTGTCAAGAAAAAATATGTCCAGCAGATTGGTTTTACTCCTACAGATGCCCTTCACGTTTTGAGGGATTATACCGGATATAATACAGAGGCATCAGATATCGGAGCTCAGCTACTAGGTGAATACGTGGGTATGAATAAAGATAGTTTTTGCTCACAAATAAAAGCACAAGTAGTAAAGAATATGTCAATGAATATAGTGTCTTATTTAGTAGAGGATATTAAAAAAACAGACATAGAAAAGATGATTGAGTCTTCATCTTCTTTGAATTTCAAAGTAAACCAACCCATAGTTCTTGTTGGAGGACCTGTAAAAGCATATCAGGAAGATATTTGCAAAATACTCAATGCTGACATAAGGGTTCCTAAGTATCATGAAGTTGGAAATGCAGTTGGTGCACTTCTCGGGGATGTTATCTACAGAACTGAATCCATTGTAAGGATAGACAGTACTGGATCCAAACAATATGTTGTTTTTTCAGAAAATGGAAGAAATATTTTTGATGAGTACGAAGAATCTGTAAATTTTGCTCTTGATATAAGTAAAAAACTTGTAGAAGGATATATGGCAGGATATGGTCTGGATATGTCTAAAATAAATTTAGATGTAGCCAGAAATGACATGAAAAACGGATATGGTGCGAAGCTTGAAACTAAAATTGTGGCAACAGGAATTGGAAATCCAAGGAGATAA
- a CDS encoding TCP-1/cpn60 chaperonin family protein, with protein sequence MNSAVNNIGQQQNNADDMYQLMQNAYKKIGLKSDVEDKELIDHLERASVEVKELLSTSFGPWGLNKLITNHVGDVYLTNDGKTIIKEMDVLHPIVTSLNDLSKSMDRSCGDGTKTAVILASGLIVNAIKLIKIGVHPTTIIKGYKLALNKAYELIEFNSITAKSYDETYAAILSASFAKGIELDQAKKLSTMVVDVIEHLTTISSDGYLDLEENIKIMKKVGGPDILHLNGVILDETPARFDMPESVSDPNILILNYDLKVKSEFINSKRNISMDGIETAHMFNEENKKILDGFADKIINCNANVVFCEGDVDPRIEARLVENNILMFKKLKNKDLENISKATGTQIMSIKDNLEPNHLGKANGVEVTKKCGEHFAFINVENQMISTILIWEPFNYALEKVEEAADDALNTAAFILRNKKLVTGGGGVEFVVSQMLKNYATTIEGKEQLAVIEYANALEEIPRILASNEGMNVIDSMAKMSNFYKKGLNPRIDTSRFVTENNPLVYDSASIKKLAVISATETATSVLRIDKILLKK encoded by the coding sequence ATGAACTCAGCTGTAAATAATATCGGTCAACAACAGAACAATGCAGACGACATGTATCAACTTATGCAGAATGCTTACAAAAAAATCGGTCTGAAAAGTGATGTAGAGGACAAAGAACTTATCGATCATCTTGAAAGGGCATCGGTTGAGGTAAAAGAATTGTTGAGTACTTCATTTGGCCCCTGGGGCCTAAATAAATTAATTACAAATCATGTTGGTGACGTGTATTTAACCAACGATGGAAAAACCATAATTAAAGAGATGGATGTATTGCATCCTATAGTTACTTCTTTGAATGATCTTTCAAAATCAATGGATAGATCATGTGGTGACGGTACAAAAACCGCAGTTATACTGGCATCTGGTCTTATCGTAAATGCAATTAAACTTATAAAAATAGGTGTGCACCCTACCACCATCATAAAGGGCTATAAGCTTGCTCTTAATAAGGCATATGAACTTATCGAATTCAACAGTATAACTGCCAAATCATACGATGAGACCTACGCCGCAATCCTCAGTGCATCATTTGCCAAGGGTATAGAACTTGATCAAGCAAAGAAACTTTCAACTATGGTTGTTGATGTGATCGAACATTTAACAACAATATCCTCGGATGGTTATCTAGATCTCGAGGAAAATATAAAAATAATGAAGAAAGTTGGTGGGCCTGACATATTACATCTTAATGGTGTTATTCTTGATGAAACACCCGCAAGATTTGATATGCCAGAATCAGTCTCCGATCCAAATATTCTCATTTTAAACTATGATTTGAAAGTTAAAAGTGAATTTATAAATTCAAAACGTAACATCAGTATGGATGGCATTGAAACTGCTCATATGTTCAATGAAGAGAATAAAAAAATACTTGATGGCTTTGCTGATAAAATAATAAATTGTAACGCTAATGTTGTGTTTTGTGAAGGTGATGTGGACCCCCGAATAGAAGCACGCCTTGTGGAAAATAACATATTAATGTTCAAGAAACTTAAAAATAAAGACCTGGAGAATATTTCAAAGGCAACTGGTACCCAAATCATGTCCATAAAGGACAATCTGGAACCTAATCATCTTGGAAAAGCAAATGGTGTTGAAGTTACAAAGAAATGTGGTGAACATTTTGCTTTCATAAATGTCGAAAATCAAATGATTTCGACGATCTTGATATGGGAACCTTTCAACTATGCTCTTGAAAAGGTAGAAGAAGCTGCAGACGATGCATTGAACACTGCAGCATTTATCCTCAGGAATAAGAAATTAGTAACCGGAGGAGGCGGAGTCGAATTTGTAGTTTCTCAGATGCTAAAGAACTATGCAACTACAATAGAAGGAAAGGAGCAGCTTGCGGTTATCGAGTATGCTAATGCACTTGAAGAAATTCCCAGAATACTGGCAAGTAATGAAGGAATGAATGTTATAGATTCAATGGCAAAAATGTCAAATTTTTATAAAAAAGGATTGAATCCAAGAATTGATACTTCCAGATTTGTCACAGAGAATAATCCTTTAGTCTATGATTCAGCTAGCATAAAGAAATTAGCGGTCATTTCTGCCACTGAAACTGCAACCAGTGTGCTGAGAATTGATAAAATATTGTTGAAGAAATGA
- a CDS encoding DUF6951 family protein, giving the protein MTELSVRSNVCDFTHKVCGKIDGDKIIIDIDTPCEKVKKMSHLEVPMMDLFDIKDNCVIQKAQEAKCSVTCLVPCAVLHVCCLEAGMLSKSLVQKAGDVRIEFE; this is encoded by the coding sequence ATGACAGAATTAAGCGTAAGATCAAATGTCTGTGATTTTACCCATAAGGTATGTGGAAAGATAGATGGTGATAAGATCATCATCGATATAGACACGCCCTGTGAAAAGGTCAAGAAGATGTCCCATCTGGAAGTTCCTATGATGGACCTGTTCGATATAAAGGACAACTGTGTAATACAAAAAGCCCAGGAAGCAAAATGCAGTGTTACATGCCTTGTTCCCTGTGCTGTCCTCCATGTGTGCTGCCTGGAAGCAGGCATGCTGTCGAAATCTTTGGTCCAGAAGGCAGGGGATGTTCGTATAGAGTTTGAATGA
- a CDS encoding uroporphyrinogen decarboxylase family protein: protein MSEEMTSRERFVNALEMKDVDRMPYGYLWFGAGNGVLERMNASMSDVYYSAEGIARAQILARQMYHHDNVMSPWGCLLVEAEALGTRLNIKDNRYPTIAGYPLSSANEYDQIDPLDIERSHRIDTVVNSIGILKKELKDEVFITGAMLSPLMLASQVLEASSLCIEMLSEKEKVHELLERLTQSCILYADRLIEEGVDGIFVENGENTADLFSPDMAEEFMLPYTKQLYAHIQDNGIYVISHNCAEHAFHEMEASLRPDALNFAFGDVNTLGKKYGIECTKIHKKAGCSPRYCFKELEEHGICLMGNINPNVFCRDSLDDIEHEVKSCMYCAPEKGFILSTGCEIPLSTSIEEMETLWRSISSRF from the coding sequence TTGTCAGAAGAAATGACGTCCAGAGAGCGGTTTGTTAATGCTCTTGAGATGAAGGATGTGGATAGGATGCCTTATGGGTATCTGTGGTTCGGGGCAGGCAACGGTGTCCTGGAGCGCATGAACGCCAGCATGAGTGATGTCTACTATTCTGCAGAGGGGATCGCCAGGGCACAGATACTTGCAAGACAGATGTATCATCATGACAATGTTATGTCTCCCTGGGGGTGTTTGCTAGTTGAAGCAGAAGCACTAGGCACCCGGCTGAACATCAAGGATAATAGGTATCCCACGATAGCCGGGTATCCATTAAGTTCTGCTAATGAATATGATCAGATTGATCCACTGGACATTGAAAGGTCCCACAGGATAGATACTGTTGTAAATTCTATAGGGATCCTCAAAAAGGAGCTCAAGGATGAGGTCTTCATCACAGGGGCCATGCTTTCCCCTTTGATGCTTGCTTCTCAGGTACTTGAGGCCAGCAGTCTTTGCATAGAAATGCTCTCTGAAAAAGAGAAGGTTCATGAGTTACTTGAAAGACTAACACAAAGCTGTATCCTTTATGCTGACCGGCTTATTGAAGAAGGGGTTGACGGCATCTTCGTTGAGAACGGGGAGAACACGGCAGACCTTTTCAGTCCTGATATGGCTGAGGAATTCATGCTCCCTTATACAAAACAGCTCTATGCACACATCCAGGATAATGGCATTTATGTAATCTCCCATAACTGTGCTGAACATGCCTTCCACGAGATGGAAGCATCTTTAAGACCAGATGCCCTGAACTTCGCTTTCGGGGATGTTAACACTCTGGGCAAGAAGTATGGTATCGAATGTACTAAGATCCATAAGAAGGCCGGATGCAGTCCAAGATATTGCTTTAAGGAACTTGAAGAACACGGTATCTGCCTTATGGGTAACATCAATCCCAATGTTTTCTGCAGGGATTCTTTAGATGATATTGAGCACGAGGTAAAAAGTTGTATGTACTGTGCTCCAGAAAAGGGTTTTATTCTCTCGACAGGTTGTGAGATCCCTCTTAGCACATCGATCGAGGAAATGGAAACCCTCTGGAGATCAATAAGTTCTCGCTTTTAA
- a CDS encoding class I SAM-dependent methyltransferase produces MSGRINLLQHDVRYPLPFEDSSFDACYSHMLYCMPIRFSELAAMSKEIRRVLKPSGLNIYTARHVGDPQYKTGIHRLEDMWEIKGGFIVHFLNREKIGYLSEGYKIIDIKEFEEGQLPKKMYMVSLEKER; encoded by the coding sequence CTGTCTGGAAGAATAAATCTTTTGCAACATGATGTTAGGTATCCTCTGCCATTTGAAGATTCATCCTTCGATGCATGTTATTCACATATGCTCTATTGCATGCCAATTAGGTTTTCTGAATTGGCTGCAATGTCTAAAGAAATCAGAAGAGTTCTTAAACCCAGTGGATTGAATATATACACTGCAAGGCATGTAGGTGACCCGCAATATAAAACAGGAATCCACAGGCTTGAAGATATGTGGGAGATAAAAGGAGGATTCATCGTTCATTTCCTGAACAGAGAAAAGATTGGTTATCTTTCAGAAGGATATAAGATCATTGACATAAAGGAATTTGAAGAAGGTCAACTTCCCAAAAAGATGTATATGGTATCCCTTGAGAAAGAGAGGTAA
- a CDS encoding 30S ribosomal protein S15, whose translation MAKMHTRRKGQAGSTKPIRTEVPAWSLQDAEEIEKVVLDLWKQGNPTSVIGMKLRDNYGVPDVKLATGKKLTAILKENEVAPGVPEDLYNLIVKAIGLRKHVAANNKDVHNKRPLQLTESKIRRLVKYYKANKVLPAEWKYKPETAEMLITK comes from the coding sequence ATGGCAAAAATGCACACTCGCAGAAAAGGCCAGGCAGGGTCCACAAAACCCATTCGTACAGAAGTACCCGCATGGTCTTTGCAGGATGCAGAAGAGATCGAAAAGGTGGTTCTTGACTTGTGGAAGCAAGGCAACCCCACCAGTGTCATCGGAATGAAGTTGAGAGATAATTATGGAGTTCCTGATGTCAAACTCGCTACAGGAAAGAAGCTCACTGCAATCCTGAAAGAAAATGAAGTAGCACCTGGTGTTCCTGAAGACCTGTACAATCTTATCGTAAAAGCTATTGGCCTGAGAAAACATGTTGCAGCCAATAACAAAGATGTACATAACAAACGTCCTCTTCAGCTTACTGAATCCAAAATTCGCAGACTGGTTAAATATTATAAGGCAAACAAAGTCCTTCCAGCCGAATGGAAATACAAACCAGAAACCGCAGAAATGCTTATTACTAAGTAA